A part of Acidimicrobiales bacterium genomic DNA contains:
- a CDS encoding P-II family nitrogen regulator, with translation MQLVTAVIKPFKLDDVKDALKDSGIHGITATEVKGFGRQGGKTETYRGAEYTVDFLPKVKIEVLVDDGAVDAVIDTIAAAARTGKIGDGKIWVTPVGTAVRIRTGEQGSDAL, from the coding sequence ATGCAGCTGGTCACTGCGGTGATCAAGCCGTTCAAGCTCGATGACGTGAAGGACGCCCTGAAGGACTCGGGCATCCACGGGATCACGGCCACCGAGGTGAAGGGCTTCGGCCGCCAGGGCGGCAAGACGGAGACCTATCGGGGAGCGGAGTACACGGTCGACTTCCTCCCGAAGGTGAAGATCGAGGTCCTCGTCGACGACGGGGCCGTGGATGCGGTGATCGACACCATCGCCGCCGCGGCCAGGACCGGGAAGATCGGCGACGGGAAGATCTGGGTCACGCCCGTCGGCACCGCCGTGCGGATCCGCACGGGCGAGCAGGGGAGCGACGCGCTGTGA